A section of the Nitrospinaceae bacterium genome encodes:
- a CDS encoding glycogen operon protein GlgX homolog, whose amino-acid sequence MMRRKKGKPYPLGATWDGRGTNFALFSENATHVELCLFDSLQSRKEFCRVPLTERTNHVWNVYLEAVNPGSLYGYRVHGPYDPGTGHRFNANKVLIDPYAKAVDRTDKFDERLFGYQFGGPSEESSRMDRRDNAACAPLSIVVDTSFTWGSDRPPDIPWNQTILYETHVKGLTALHPQVPAPLRGTFAGLASEPVLNHLKSLGVTAVQLMPIQQHFSELHLQEKGLKNYWGYNTIGYFAPDNRFHSGLMGDPVQEFKSMVCCLHKEGIEVILDVVYNHTAEGNQLGPTLSFRGIDNKAYYRLNSADLRMYDDFTGCGNTLNTNHPEVLQLIMDSLRYWVTEMHVDGFRFDLAATLAREIHDVNFQGSFIKVIQQDPILSQVKLIAEPWDLGEGGYQLGNFPPPWSELNGKYRDTTKRFWKGDEGKLPKLASRISGSSDLYQHNGRRPQGSVNFITSHDGFTLQDLVSYNSKHNEANQEENQDGTDANDSWNCGVEGPTKNTRIKALRIRQKQNLMATLLLSQGVPLICGGDELGRTQSGNNNAYCQDNETSWYHWSLDKEQQQFLQFMQKIVEIRKTHPVFTRTKFFTGKKIDKSTAKDISWISPKGRAMTQAKWNDPYARCIGLRLAGDGLDDVDDLGKPATGKTLLVLVNAHHEKVPFILPAHKKGTRWEPLLDTSVPSPRGIARGGTEYPLEGRSLVVLCLFSKNET is encoded by the coding sequence GGGCACGAATTTCGCCTTGTTCAGCGAAAATGCCACCCATGTGGAACTCTGCCTGTTCGATTCTCTCCAATCCAGAAAAGAGTTTTGCAGGGTTCCTTTAACCGAACGCACCAATCACGTCTGGAACGTTTACCTGGAAGCAGTCAATCCCGGCAGCCTCTATGGGTACCGGGTGCATGGACCTTATGATCCAGGGACAGGGCACCGATTCAATGCCAACAAGGTGCTGATTGATCCTTACGCCAAAGCTGTTGACCGAACTGACAAGTTCGATGAACGGTTGTTTGGCTATCAGTTTGGAGGGCCCTCAGAGGAAAGTTCCAGGATGGACAGACGCGACAACGCGGCCTGCGCGCCTCTTTCTATTGTGGTGGATACCTCCTTCACCTGGGGCAGTGACCGGCCCCCGGACATTCCCTGGAATCAAACGATCCTGTATGAAACGCATGTCAAGGGACTGACGGCCCTTCACCCCCAGGTTCCAGCCCCACTGCGCGGAACCTTCGCCGGACTGGCGTCCGAACCGGTCCTCAACCACCTCAAATCCCTTGGCGTCACTGCCGTGCAGTTGATGCCCATCCAGCAACATTTCAGCGAACTTCACCTTCAGGAAAAAGGTTTAAAAAATTATTGGGGCTACAACACCATTGGCTATTTTGCTCCTGACAATAGGTTTCACTCAGGGCTGATGGGCGATCCCGTGCAGGAATTTAAATCCATGGTTTGCTGTCTCCACAAAGAAGGGATCGAAGTCATCCTGGATGTGGTCTACAACCACACGGCGGAAGGCAATCAACTTGGGCCGACCCTTTCATTTCGCGGCATCGACAACAAGGCCTATTACCGGTTAAACAGCGCCGACCTTAGAATGTACGACGACTTCACCGGTTGCGGAAACACTTTGAACACAAACCATCCCGAGGTTTTGCAACTCATCATGGACAGCCTGCGCTATTGGGTGACCGAGATGCATGTCGATGGGTTTCGATTCGATTTGGCGGCCACCCTGGCCCGGGAAATTCATGACGTGAACTTTCAGGGATCGTTTATCAAGGTCATCCAACAGGATCCGATTCTCTCTCAGGTCAAATTAATCGCCGAACCCTGGGATCTGGGCGAAGGCGGCTATCAACTGGGAAATTTTCCGCCACCGTGGTCTGAGTTGAACGGAAAATACCGCGACACGACCAAACGTTTCTGGAAAGGGGACGAAGGAAAATTGCCCAAACTGGCCAGCCGTATATCAGGGAGCAGTGATCTCTATCAGCACAATGGCCGAAGGCCCCAGGGCAGTGTCAACTTCATCACGTCTCACGACGGCTTCACACTACAGGATCTCGTGAGCTACAACTCCAAACACAATGAAGCCAATCAGGAAGAAAACCAGGATGGCACCGATGCCAATGACAGTTGGAATTGCGGAGTGGAAGGCCCCACTAAAAATACCAGGATCAAAGCCCTGCGCATCCGGCAAAAACAAAACCTGATGGCCACCCTGCTTCTTTCTCAGGGAGTTCCCCTGATTTGCGGCGGAGACGAACTGGGGAGGACTCAATCAGGAAATAACAACGCCTATTGCCAGGACAATGAAACCAGCTGGTATCATTGGAGTTTGGATAAGGAACAACAACAGTTTCTCCAGTTCATGCAAAAAATAGTTGAAATTAGAAAGACGCATCCGGTATTCACCCGGACCAAATTTTTCACCGGAAAAAAAATCGACAAATCCACCGCAAAAGATATTTCCTGGATCTCGCCTAAAGGACGCGCCATGACTCAGGCTAAATGGAACGATCCTTATGCCCGGTGCATCGGTTTGAGACTGGCCGGCGACGGACTCGACGACGTGGATGACCTGGGAAAACCCGCCACCGGAAAAACCCTTCTCGTATTGGTCAATGCCCATCATGAAAAAGTTCCCTTCATCCTGCCTGCCCATAAAAAAGGCACTCGCTGGGAACCTCTTCTCGACACAAGCGTTCCATCTCCACGGGGAATCGCCCGGGGCGGGACCGAATACCCGCTGGAGGGCCGGTCCCTGGTCGTATTGTGCCTGTTCTCGAAAAACGAAACGTGA
- a CDS encoding maltooligosyl trehalose synthase has translation MNMPAGKQKNPVNDQLKQFKKRLASQREIPLSTYRLQLNKNFSFAEARSVVSYLADLGVSHCYTSPFLEAGKGSPHGYDICNFSRINPELGGDSEYREFINELSLHKMGHILDFVPNHMGIADPKNKWWQDVLENGPCSPYSEFFDIEWNPAKSELKGKILLPILSDQYGVVLERGDLHLNFQGGTFFLKYYEHHLPINPQSVASILAYNLDVLQREVAKEDQNLQEFLGIIHSLHPSPESIATTSETVEDQVREKNLLCNRLDFLWNQSQCIRRHIEENLNTFNGSPGYPESFDRLHKLLEKQFYRLSNWRTAAHEINYRRFFDVNHLAGLRMENPEVFRNTHPLILELIGQGTISGLRLDHTDGLFDPASYFDQLQEEILLERARRNNNFKHLYPLTLKAILRQWREDEANQDALGPVRCPLYLVVEKILTGTESLPNDWAIHGTSGYDFMNDVNGLFVNTCNEKEFSKIYSRFTGITAPFSKIVYESKKLILQTSLTSELNVLVRALNLISEEDRSYRDFTLNSLREALREVVACFPIYRTYIDSEDSNQEDRETLEKSIARAKSLNPTMESTIFDFIKDTVLEKTTEENASQKKGKIRRDFTMQLQQFTGPVQAKGLEDTAFYRYNRLLSLNEVGGQPQRFGLSISRFHARNQKRQKNWPWTMTATATHDHKRGEDVRARLNILSEIPEDWRKAIRRWALLNRSKRSWIDGEYAPDRNDEYLFYQTLLGIWPPGNDSSLEQIKNRMVDYMLKANKEAKIHTSWINPNNAYDEAVKKFVEKALKPSKNNRFLDSFLAFQKRIARMAVVNSLAQVLLKITCPGIPDTYQGCELWDLSLVDPDNRRLVNFERRKKLLQELEPLLAFPSTLNKNDQTGDLQNLLDYWENGHVKMFVAACCMRFRRNHPDLFLNGDYLPLQVEGKRADHVVAFARQNSGKTAIIIAPRLVASLMEPELKWPVNSLWKETHIVLPSAISGKQTFHDLFTRNSVSFTFHEDQMVLELENVLSHWPLALLADDLPAQNQS, from the coding sequence ATGAATATGCCTGCGGGAAAACAAAAAAACCCTGTAAACGATCAGCTGAAACAATTCAAGAAACGCCTCGCCTCTCAAAGAGAAATCCCCTTAAGCACCTACCGTTTACAGTTGAACAAGAATTTTTCTTTTGCCGAGGCCCGGTCGGTCGTTTCTTACTTGGCTGATCTAGGCGTCTCGCACTGCTACACGTCCCCCTTTCTGGAGGCCGGAAAGGGTTCACCGCACGGTTATGACATTTGCAATTTCAGCCGGATCAATCCGGAACTGGGGGGTGATTCAGAATACCGTGAGTTTATAAACGAGCTCTCCCTGCATAAAATGGGGCACATACTCGATTTCGTTCCGAACCATATGGGAATCGCGGACCCCAAAAATAAATGGTGGCAGGATGTTTTAGAAAACGGTCCTTGTTCACCCTATTCAGAATTTTTTGACATCGAATGGAACCCCGCAAAGAGCGAACTCAAGGGTAAAATTCTTTTGCCCATTCTAAGCGATCAGTATGGCGTGGTTCTCGAGCGGGGCGACCTGCATCTAAATTTTCAGGGGGGGACCTTTTTTTTAAAATATTATGAGCACCACCTTCCCATCAATCCGCAATCCGTAGCCAGCATCCTGGCGTACAATTTGGACGTTCTCCAAAGAGAAGTTGCGAAAGAAGACCAAAACCTTCAGGAATTTCTTGGCATCATCCACTCCCTCCATCCTTCTCCCGAAAGCATAGCAACCACTTCAGAAACCGTCGAGGACCAGGTTCGGGAAAAAAATCTGCTTTGCAATCGCCTGGACTTCTTGTGGAACCAGTCCCAGTGCATTCGCCGGCATATTGAAGAAAACCTGAACACCTTCAACGGATCTCCGGGGTACCCGGAAAGTTTTGACCGTCTGCACAAATTGTTAGAGAAACAGTTTTACCGGCTTTCCAACTGGCGGACCGCCGCCCACGAAATAAACTACCGCCGTTTTTTCGATGTCAACCATCTTGCGGGTTTACGTATGGAAAACCCGGAGGTCTTCCGCAATACCCACCCGCTGATCCTCGAATTGATCGGACAGGGAACAATCTCCGGTCTGCGTTTGGATCATACCGACGGGTTGTTTGATCCCGCTTCCTATTTCGATCAGCTTCAGGAAGAAATTCTTTTGGAACGCGCCAGGCGCAACAACAATTTCAAACATCTCTATCCGCTGACCTTAAAAGCCATCCTCCGGCAATGGCGTGAGGATGAAGCGAATCAGGATGCTTTGGGTCCCGTTCGGTGTCCGCTTTATCTCGTCGTCGAAAAGATTCTGACCGGTACGGAATCTCTTCCCAATGATTGGGCGATCCACGGAACCAGCGGCTATGATTTTATGAACGATGTGAACGGGTTGTTTGTCAACACTTGCAACGAAAAAGAATTCTCAAAAATTTATTCCCGGTTTACAGGAATCACCGCACCCTTTTCCAAAATCGTATACGAGAGTAAAAAATTGATCCTGCAAACGTCTTTGACCAGCGAACTCAATGTTCTCGTGCGCGCTCTCAATCTGATTTCCGAGGAAGACCGAAGTTACCGTGATTTTACCCTCAACAGTTTGAGGGAAGCCCTAAGGGAAGTGGTGGCCTGTTTTCCCATTTACCGGACGTATATCGATTCGGAAGACTCTAACCAGGAAGATAGGGAAACTCTGGAAAAATCCATCGCCCGCGCAAAAAGCCTCAATCCGACCATGGAATCCACCATTTTTGATTTCATCAAAGACACGGTTCTTGAAAAAACAACGGAAGAAAATGCCTCCCAAAAGAAAGGTAAAATCCGCCGGGATTTCACCATGCAACTGCAGCAGTTCACCGGACCCGTTCAGGCCAAGGGTTTGGAGGACACAGCGTTTTACCGGTACAACCGTTTACTTTCATTAAACGAAGTCGGCGGACAACCGCAACGGTTCGGTCTTTCCATTTCCAGATTTCATGCCCGCAATCAAAAGCGGCAAAAAAACTGGCCCTGGACAATGACCGCCACCGCCACTCACGACCACAAACGCGGGGAAGATGTCCGCGCGCGGCTGAACATTCTTTCGGAAATCCCTGAAGACTGGCGAAAAGCCATCCGACGATGGGCTCTCCTCAACCGTTCCAAACGATCCTGGATCGATGGGGAATACGCCCCCGATAGAAATGATGAGTATCTTTTTTACCAAACTCTGTTGGGAATCTGGCCGCCGGGCAACGATAGTTCGCTGGAACAAATTAAAAATCGCATGGTCGATTACATGCTGAAAGCCAACAAAGAAGCCAAAATTCATACCAGCTGGATCAACCCCAACAATGCCTATGACGAAGCCGTAAAAAAATTCGTTGAAAAAGCATTAAAACCCTCTAAAAATAACCGGTTTCTCGATTCTTTCCTTGCCTTTCAGAAACGCATTGCACGCATGGCGGTGGTCAACTCCCTGGCCCAGGTGTTGCTCAAAATCACCTGTCCGGGAATCCCCGACACATACCAGGGTTGTGAGTTGTGGGATCTGAGCCTGGTGGACCCGGACAACCGCCGACTCGTGAATTTTGAACGTCGAAAAAAGCTGTTGCAGGAATTGGAACCTCTGCTGGCTTTCCCTTCCACTTTGAATAAAAACGACCAAACGGGCGATCTTCAGAACTTGCTGGATTACTGGGAAAACGGTCACGTTAAAATGTTTGTCGCCGCCTGTTGCATGCGATTTAGAAGAAATCACCCCGATTTATTTCTGAACGGAGATTACCTGCCGCTTCAAGTAGAAGGGAAGCGGGCAGACCATGTCGTGGCATTCGCCCGTCAAAACAGCGGCAAGACGGCGATCATCATCGCCCCAAGATTGGTTGCGTCGCTCATGGAACCGGAATTAAAGTGGCCGGTCAACTCGCTTTGGAAAGAGACCCATATCGTTCTTCCTTCGGCAATTTCCGGAAAACAAACGTTTCACGATCTTTTCACCCGAAACTCAGTTTCGTTTACCTTCCATGAGGACCAGATGGTCTTAGAGCTCGAAAACGTTCTCTCACATTGGCCGCTCGCGCTTCTGGCAGATGACCTGCCCGCTCAAAATCAGAGTTGA
- a CDS encoding cytochrome c encodes MQTQKGAPPENPNLRIKDLEVTAILKDAPQVRVSSFRNQSREKCLTCHDGIEEVSASHPREFGCTVCHGGNGDSVQKTEAHATLIFDPSAGTGKRNPSSLAVVDKSCGQMFCHSGHSQPDRNHIQRVKKSMMATLAGVISGLRYQWAAQSTPDAKYGVYPIADEDGQIPEEWGAVPHLEALPLFSPQDGREQPRLLGKIQAARVSRHVGDRLLRQKCFQCHLDSPGAPGEFRSQGCAACHFTYSKDGLYQGEDPTLSRTETGHPAYHKMTALTPSLICTQCHKTTGSLSKPETGEDSSRSGLFPGKGLTRQDIHFEKGFDCIDCHTQFDIMGDGNLYSKQNQAVEIRCETCHGDSGSLPAAKEVTDPEDRVIRLSQHYNGWTNSVNDRMILSARNRKLTNVKIQNNKLITLGKKSGRAYRTPTIRGGKKAHVIPAHIKKLKCSACHSQWVPECRGCHSLLVSSGSPKSGNQKDILSFTSSPEAISPALMVGPRGKVVPMLGQPSRKLTFIDEQGNPIAALAKNSDFRGQYREWAFTNPHGYSGSNTAYAVAPHSVGKKVRSCASCHLSPKTLGLGDGDLFFGRKPSGKDDQMKPLVRSDIVKHRSVFAPDAKVDVLGKPLAGTSQSGARPFNQKEIARILRVGNCIPCHDSYNDPIYRNIKKSYGFENKIAHHRLRNKILNKK; translated from the coding sequence ATGCAGACTCAAAAGGGCGCTCCTCCCGAGAACCCGAACCTCCGCATTAAGGACCTCGAAGTCACAGCAATATTAAAAGACGCGCCCCAGGTCCGGGTATCCAGCTTCCGCAATCAATCTCGGGAAAAATGCTTGACCTGCCACGATGGGATTGAAGAGGTCAGCGCCTCGCACCCCCGCGAGTTCGGCTGCACCGTGTGCCACGGAGGAAACGGAGATTCGGTGCAAAAAACAGAAGCCCACGCGACGCTGATATTTGATCCCAGTGCAGGGACCGGCAAACGCAATCCTTCCAGTCTCGCGGTGGTCGATAAGTCCTGCGGACAAATGTTCTGTCACTCAGGCCATTCCCAGCCCGACCGCAATCACATTCAACGCGTCAAAAAATCGATGATGGCGACGCTCGCCGGTGTGATTTCCGGCCTGCGCTATCAATGGGCCGCGCAAAGCACACCGGACGCTAAATATGGCGTCTATCCAATAGCCGATGAAGACGGCCAGATTCCGGAGGAATGGGGGGCTGTACCGCACCTGGAGGCCTTGCCCCTGTTTTCTCCCCAAGACGGCAGAGAACAGCCGCGCCTTCTTGGAAAAATCCAGGCGGCGCGGGTTTCCCGTCACGTTGGGGACCGTCTGTTGCGGCAAAAGTGTTTTCAATGTCATCTTGATTCCCCGGGAGCGCCGGGAGAGTTTCGTTCCCAGGGATGTGCGGCCTGCCACTTCACCTATTCCAAAGATGGTTTGTATCAAGGTGAGGATCCGACCCTTTCCCGGACGGAAACCGGTCACCCCGCATACCACAAAATGACCGCCTTGACTCCGAGCCTCATTTGCACCCAGTGTCATAAAACAACAGGCTCCCTCTCGAAACCTGAAACCGGAGAGGATTCTTCCCGTTCCGGGCTTTTCCCAGGGAAAGGGCTGACAAGGCAGGACATCCATTTCGAGAAGGGATTTGATTGTATTGACTGCCATACCCAGTTTGATATCATGGGCGATGGCAACCTCTATTCCAAGCAGAATCAAGCCGTTGAGATCAGGTGCGAAACCTGTCACGGAGACAGCGGTTCTTTGCCTGCCGCAAAAGAAGTGACCGACCCTGAAGACCGGGTGATACGCCTCAGTCAGCATTACAACGGTTGGACCAATTCCGTCAACGACCGCATGATTCTTTCAGCCCGCAACCGCAAATTGACCAACGTCAAAATACAAAACAATAAGCTGATCACCCTTGGCAAAAAAAGCGGACGTGCGTACCGCACCCCGACGATTCGAGGAGGAAAAAAGGCGCATGTCATTCCGGCCCACATTAAAAAGCTGAAGTGCTCGGCCTGCCATTCACAATGGGTTCCCGAGTGCCGGGGTTGCCACTCCCTCTTGGTCAGTAGCGGCTCTCCCAAATCCGGGAATCAAAAGGACATACTCAGCTTCACTTCTTCACCGGAAGCAATTTCTCCCGCCCTCATGGTCGGTCCAAGGGGGAAAGTGGTTCCCATGCTTGGGCAACCTTCAAGAAAATTGACGTTTATAGATGAACAAGGAAATCCGATCGCGGCTCTGGCAAAAAATAGCGACTTTCGAGGCCAATACCGCGAGTGGGCTTTTACCAATCCACACGGATATTCCGGTTCCAACACCGCCTATGCAGTGGCTCCCCATTCCGTTGGCAAAAAGGTGCGTTCCTGCGCCAGCTGTCATCTGTCGCCCAAAACTCTGGGTCTGGGTGACGGGGACCTGTTTTTCGGTCGAAAACCGTCCGGAAAAGACGACCAAATGAAACCTTTGGTTCGATCGGATATCGTAAAGCATCGTTCCGTTTTTGCTCCCGACGCCAAGGTGGACGTTCTCGGAAAACCCTTGGCCGGAACCAGTCAATCGGGAGCCCGTCCTTTCAACCAGAAAGAAATCGCACGGATTCTCAGGGTCGGCAATTGCATTCCCTGCCACGACAGTTACAACGATCCGATCTACCGCAACATAAAAAAAAGTTATGGGTTTGAGAATAAAATTGCGCATCATAGACTCAGAAACAAAATTTTAAACAAGAAATAA
- the engB gene encoding putative GTP-binding protein EngB: MKIISAEFLTGAVSPRQYPRASLPEFAFAGRSNVGKSSLLRSLLNRKKLVRTSSTPGKTQHINFFKVNEDLIFTDLPGYGFAKVPASVQKKWKKMIEQYLLKRESLTALIFIVDLRRDPTPLDLELKEWLEASEISYILVATKSDKLSAAEKKKQIQKIKSAYVEEGSGDLIVYSSKSNLGRKELWNHIMKLAEEQKIALEKETT, encoded by the coding sequence ATGAAAATCATTTCGGCGGAATTTTTAACGGGAGCAGTTTCTCCCAGGCAATACCCTCGCGCTTCCCTACCTGAGTTTGCTTTTGCGGGCCGCTCCAATGTCGGAAAGTCCTCCCTGCTCAGATCCCTGCTCAACCGCAAAAAACTGGTGCGTACCAGCTCCACTCCTGGGAAAACCCAGCACATCAATTTTTTCAAGGTCAATGAAGACTTGATCTTCACCGATCTTCCCGGTTACGGATTCGCAAAGGTTCCGGCCTCCGTCCAGAAAAAGTGGAAAAAAATGATCGAACAATACCTTCTCAAGCGGGAGTCCCTGACCGCATTGATATTTATCGTCGATCTCCGCCGCGACCCGACCCCTCTGGATCTGGAATTAAAAGAGTGGTTGGAGGCGTCTGAAATAAGCTATATCCTGGTCGCGACGAAATCCGATAAACTTTCCGCAGCGGAAAAGAAAAAGCAGATTCAAAAAATAAAAAGCGCGTATGTGGAAGAAGGATCTGGTGATTTGATCGTGTATTCGAGTAAAAGCAACCTGGGGCGAAAGGAATTGTGGAACCACATTATGAAACTGGCGGAGGAACAAAAAATCGCGCTTGAAAAGGAGACGACTTAA
- the fer2 gene encoding ferredoxin yields the protein MPKPSYHILVCTNKRPPGHPRGSCGENGSEALLEKFSMGIEQKMLFGKAIISTSSCIGPCSIGPVVVVYPDGVWYNKVKPEDVEEILDKHIGQGEKVERLEIPEELWG from the coding sequence ATGCCAAAACCAAGTTATCATATCCTTGTTTGCACCAACAAGAGACCGCCGGGACACCCGCGCGGATCCTGCGGTGAAAATGGTTCCGAAGCCCTTCTGGAAAAATTTTCCATGGGAATCGAACAGAAAATGTTGTTTGGAAAAGCGATCATTTCCACATCGTCCTGCATCGGCCCCTGTTCCATCGGTCCGGTGGTGGTCGTCTACCCGGATGGCGTCTGGTACAACAAGGTCAAGCCCGAGGACGTTGAAGAAATTCTGGATAAACATATCGGTCAGGGAGAAAAAGTGGAACGCCTGGAAATTCCTGAGGAACTCTGGGGATAG
- a CDS encoding aminoglycoside phosphotransferase, with protein sequence MTIRPASEKSSPMARFDGATLSETLKNIVHSTVRNVMSSPLKGDASDRSYFRVTFATSLVDDPLKSLIVMQLKEPVPDREIDFTRILKFLNAQKLPVPELLHYDSGKGLLYLEDCGSMTLEDWIREHPRDKDAYYRQAVELLARLHHQATKNIDADCPAYHLKFDVEKLMWELDFMLEHYVRGLSKTHLKEREMKTVREHFMSLCKTLAAQEPAFTHRDFHSRNLMVKDGRLILIDFQDARMGPCQYDLASLLRDSYVHLDDAFRNEMIEHFIQLKEKEEARPINRHEFIRIFDWMSIQRNLKAVGTFAYQSVVKGNHRYLEYIPETLGYVKQTLKARPDLRELKETLTQNLPGLASGN encoded by the coding sequence ATGACGATTAGACCCGCTTCTGAAAAATCCTCGCCGATGGCCCGGTTCGATGGTGCCACGTTAAGCGAAACCCTGAAAAATATTGTTCATTCAACCGTGCGCAACGTGATGTCTTCTCCTCTCAAAGGGGACGCGTCAGACAGGAGTTATTTTCGAGTGACTTTTGCAACCAGTTTGGTGGACGATCCCTTAAAATCCCTGATTGTCATGCAGTTAAAGGAACCCGTTCCTGATCGGGAAATTGATTTTACCCGGATTTTGAAATTCCTGAACGCACAGAAATTACCGGTGCCTGAATTGCTCCATTATGATTCGGGAAAAGGCCTTCTGTATCTCGAAGACTGCGGGTCCATGACGCTGGAAGACTGGATCCGCGAACATCCCCGGGACAAAGACGCGTATTACCGCCAGGCGGTCGAGTTGCTTGCCAGACTGCATCACCAGGCCACCAAAAATATAGACGCCGACTGCCCCGCTTATCATCTAAAATTTGATGTGGAAAAACTGATGTGGGAATTGGATTTCATGCTGGAACATTACGTGAGAGGGCTTAGCAAAACTCATCTGAAAGAAAGGGAGATGAAAACCGTTCGAGAACATTTCATGTCCCTGTGCAAAACCCTTGCCGCCCAGGAGCCCGCCTTCACGCATCGGGATTTTCATTCAAGAAACCTGATGGTCAAAGATGGCAGGCTCATTCTCATCGATTTTCAGGACGCCCGAATGGGCCCCTGCCAATACGATTTGGCATCTTTGCTGAGAGATTCCTACGTTCACCTGGATGACGCCTTCCGAAACGAGATGATCGAACACTTTATACAACTTAAAGAAAAAGAAGAGGCGCGGCCCATAAACCGCCATGAGTTCATCCGGATATTCGATTGGATGTCCATTCAACGCAATTTGAAAGCAGTGGGAACCTTCGCCTACCAAAGCGTCGTCAAGGGAAACCACCGCTACCTCGAGTACATCCCTGAAACACTGGGCTATGTGAAACAAACCCTCAAAGCCCGGCCGGATCTTCGGGAACTGAAAGAAACTCTCACTCAAAATCTTCCGGGATTGGCTTCGGGAAATTAA
- a CDS encoding LPS export ABC transporter permease LptG, with product MVLKRYVLKTFLTFYLLAACAFVGIFLIGDFFERVDEFISRGAPLKDMLLYYFYKVPFIVFYMAPQAVLLATVMAISSLAKTNEITAMKACGVSVTRITLPIIGTSLIIALLVLASSEFIAPEASRRMNQIFYVKVRGGQTSMVHIEKDKIWYRSTNGSIWNVGSYDSANATLSKVSIFLTNENQFITKRIDSEKAVWVDRQWEFRDGSIRSFGPKGLKTTDFFDTKTFNVPEVPSDFIIIKRRQEEMSIKGMYEEIKDYQSVGKDVVGKWVDLNYRLSYPFIAVVLSILGIPLSLRSSRHGGLLFSVSINLAGGVAFSFLYAMCLSLGRGGTFDPVLATWGPIALFTCMGFYLLLTIDSEKSLPFLK from the coding sequence ATGGTTTTAAAACGGTATGTGTTAAAAACGTTTCTTACTTTTTACCTGCTGGCCGCCTGCGCTTTTGTGGGAATCTTTTTGATCGGGGATTTTTTTGAGCGGGTGGATGAATTTATCAGCCGGGGAGCGCCGTTAAAGGACATGCTCCTTTACTATTTTTATAAAGTTCCTTTTATCGTTTTTTACATGGCGCCACAGGCGGTTTTACTGGCCACGGTCATGGCCATTTCTTCATTGGCAAAAACCAATGAAATCACCGCCATGAAGGCATGTGGAGTCAGCGTAACCCGCATCACCCTGCCGATCATCGGCACATCCCTGATAATTGCTCTTTTGGTGCTTGCATCCAGTGAATTCATCGCTCCGGAAGCCAGCAGGCGAATGAACCAGATTTTTTATGTCAAAGTGCGGGGCGGGCAAACCAGCATGGTACACATAGAAAAAGATAAGATCTGGTACCGATCCACCAATGGGTCCATCTGGAACGTGGGAAGTTACGATTCCGCCAACGCAACGCTTTCTAAAGTCAGCATATTCTTGACCAATGAAAACCAGTTTATTACAAAACGCATCGACTCGGAGAAAGCGGTCTGGGTCGACCGACAGTGGGAGTTCAGGGACGGTTCCATCCGCTCGTTTGGACCTAAAGGATTAAAAACCACAGATTTTTTTGACACAAAAACCTTCAACGTCCCTGAAGTTCCCTCGGATTTCATCATCATTAAAAGACGCCAGGAGGAAATGAGCATCAAAGGAATGTATGAGGAAATCAAAGACTACCAATCGGTGGGAAAAGATGTCGTTGGCAAGTGGGTGGATTTAAACTACCGATTGTCTTATCCCTTCATAGCGGTTGTATTATCGATCCTCGGGATTCCTCTTTCCTTGCGGTCCAGCCGGCATGGAGGTCTGTTATTTTCCGTATCCATCAACCTGGCAGGCGGTGTTGCGTTTTCCTTTCTCTACGCCATGTGTCTGTCTTTGGGGCGTGGAGGCACTTTTGATCCCGTCCTGGCTACCTGGGGTCCCATTGCTCTTTTTACCTGCATGGGCTTTTATCTTCTCCTCACAATCGATAGCGAAAAATCGCTGCCCTTTCTTAAATGA